In a single window of the Desulfovibrio sp. ZJ209 genome:
- the murI gene encoding glutamate racemase, with translation MQEAQHLPIALFDSGVGGLTVFKALARRLPAENLLYLGDTARLPYGTKGRETIIQYTLLAARALVERGVKMLVVACNTATAAALPTLRREFAPLPVVGVVEPGAAAAARASENGEIVVIATEATIAGGAYQEAIARIRPAARVRGQACTLFVPMAEEGWMEGPIVEGVARRYLDGLFTADEPAHRPDTLVLGCTHFPLLLGALQNVVGPGVTIVDSAATTAESVEGELRARGLLNPGAERGTWRFLTTDNPDRFARTGGHFLGSPLMAAQIELVDL, from the coding sequence ATGCAGGAAGCCCAGCACTTGCCCATCGCCCTCTTTGATTCGGGGGTGGGGGGCCTCACCGTCTTCAAGGCCCTGGCGCGCCGCCTCCCGGCCGAGAACCTCCTCTATCTCGGGGACACGGCGCGGCTGCCCTACGGCACCAAGGGCCGCGAGACCATCATCCAGTATACCCTGCTCGCGGCGCGGGCGCTGGTGGAGCGCGGCGTCAAGATGCTGGTGGTGGCCTGCAACACGGCCACCGCGGCCGCATTGCCCACCCTGCGGCGGGAATTCGCGCCGCTGCCCGTGGTGGGCGTGGTTGAGCCAGGGGCCGCCGCCGCGGCTCGCGCCAGCGAAAACGGCGAGATCGTGGTCATCGCCACCGAGGCCACCATTGCCGGTGGCGCCTACCAGGAGGCCATCGCGCGCATCCGGCCCGCGGCGCGCGTGCGCGGGCAGGCGTGCACGCTCTTCGTGCCCATGGCCGAAGAGGGCTGGATGGAAGGGCCGATCGTGGAGGGAGTGGCGCGCCGCTATCTGGACGGCCTTTTTACGGCCGACGAGCCGGCGCACCGGCCCGATACGCTGGTGCTCGGCTGCACGCACTTCCCGCTCCTGCTGGGCGCGCTCCAGAATGTGGTGGGGCCGGGCGTGACCATCGTGGATTCTGCCGCCACCACCGCCGAAAGCGTGGAGGGCGAGCTGCGCGCCCGCGGCCTGCTGAACCCCGGGGCGGAACGGGGCACATGGCGCTTTTTGACAACCGACAATCCCGACAGGTTCGCGCGCACCGGGGGCCACTTTCTGGGCAGCCCGCTTATGGCCGCCCAGATAGAGCTGGTGGACTTGTGA
- a CDS encoding sulfite exporter TauE/SafE family protein: protein MLFPVSGVECSPLLPVGAAFGISFLTSMGGVSGAFLLLPFQLGVLGYVHPGVSATNQVFNIVACPSGVWRYWREGRLLGPLTLIMALGTLPGVFAGALIRVTLLPDAARFALFAATVLLYMAGRLLWDVWRSRHGASGARGGKAAPCRVLRFSLREFVFASGEETYAVSCRAVFLLSLVVGLVGGIYGIGGGAIMVPFLIAFFGLPVHAVAGASLFCTFLTSVAGVGFYSLLAPFWPALGVQPDWLLGLLFGVGGMGGMYLGARCQKFVSARMLKYLLAAILLFTAIRCLGQAL, encoded by the coding sequence ATGCTGTTCCCCGTCTCTGGTGTCGAATGCTCCCCGCTGCTGCCGGTGGGCGCGGCCTTCGGCATCTCCTTTTTGACCTCCATGGGGGGCGTTTCCGGCGCCTTTTTGCTGCTGCCCTTCCAGCTGGGCGTGCTCGGCTATGTGCATCCCGGGGTGAGCGCCACCAACCAGGTGTTCAATATCGTGGCCTGCCCCTCCGGGGTCTGGCGCTACTGGCGCGAAGGGCGGCTTTTGGGGCCGCTCACGCTCATCATGGCCCTGGGGACGCTCCCCGGCGTCTTTGCCGGGGCGCTCATCCGCGTGACCCTGCTGCCGGACGCCGCGCGTTTCGCGCTGTTTGCGGCGACGGTGCTGCTCTATATGGCTGGCCGGCTGCTCTGGGATGTCTGGCGCTCGCGGCACGGCGCAAGCGGCGCCCGGGGGGGCAAGGCCGCGCCGTGCCGGGTGCTGCGCTTCAGCCTGCGCGAATTCGTCTTTGCGAGCGGTGAGGAGACCTACGCCGTCTCCTGCCGGGCCGTCTTTCTCCTGAGCCTCGTGGTGGGGCTCGTGGGCGGCATCTACGGCATCGGCGGCGGGGCCATCATGGTGCCCTTCCTCATTGCCTTTTTCGGGCTGCCCGTGCATGCCGTGGCCGGCGCCTCGCTCTTCTGCACCTTCCTGACCTCGGTGGCGGGCGTGGGCTTTTACAGCCTGCTCGCGCCGTTCTGGCCGGCCCTCGGCGTACAGCCCGACTGGCTGCTCGGGCTGCTCTTCGGCGTGGGCGGCATGGGCGGCATGTATCTCGGCGCGCGCTGCCAGAAATTCGTCTCCGCCCGCATGCTGAAATATCTGCTCGCGGCCATTTTGCTCTTTACAGCCATCCGCTGTCTGGGCCAAGCTCTCTGA
- the infA gene encoding translation initiation factor IF-1, which translates to MAKEGSIEVDGVVQEALPNAMFRVELENGHEVLAHISGKMRKFYIRILPGDRVKVELSPYDLTRGRITYRMK; encoded by the coding sequence ATGGCGAAAGAAGGCTCCATTGAAGTTGACGGCGTGGTGCAGGAAGCCCTGCCCAATGCCATGTTCCGCGTCGAGCTGGAAAACGGCCACGAAGTCCTGGCCCATATTTCCGGCAAGATGCGCAAGTTCTACATCCGCATCCTGCCCGGTGACCGCGTGAAGGTGGAGCTCTCCCCCTACGACCTCACGCGCGGGCGCATTACCTACCGCATGAAGTAG
- a CDS encoding phosphatidylglycerophosphatase A, with translation MRFRDNCVLAFCRLGVAGLAPKAPGTWGTALACLLAPFCFLPLGFGWRLALLVALFVAGGLAASRAEKLLGRKDPGEVVIDELVGVWIVLLPFAHPGFWGILSAFVCFRIFDIAKPWPVRASENWLPGGFGVMIDDVLAGLWALLCVALLYGAGII, from the coding sequence ATGCGCTTTCGGGATAACTGTGTGCTGGCGTTCTGCCGGCTCGGGGTGGCGGGCCTTGCGCCCAAGGCTCCCGGCACCTGGGGCACGGCGCTGGCCTGCCTCTTGGCGCCGTTCTGCTTTTTGCCGCTGGGCTTCGGCTGGCGGCTGGCGCTGCTCGTGGCGCTCTTCGTGGCCGGGGGGCTTGCGGCCAGCCGGGCCGAAAAACTGCTCGGCCGCAAGGACCCGGGCGAGGTGGTCATCGACGAGCTCGTGGGCGTGTGGATCGTGCTGCTGCCCTTCGCGCATCCCGGCTTCTGGGGCATCCTCTCGGCCTTTGTCTGTTTCCGCATTTTCGACATCGCCAAGCCGTGGCCCGTGCGCGCCTCGGAAAACTGGCTCCCGGGGGGCTTCGGGGTGATGATCGACGATGTGCTGGCCGGGTTGTGGGCGCTTCTCTGCGTGGCCCTGCTCTATGGGGCCGGGATCATCTGA